The Primulina tabacum isolate GXHZ01 chromosome 7, ASM2559414v2, whole genome shotgun sequence genome includes a window with the following:
- the LOC142550777 gene encoding pectinesterase 3-like, which produces MGSRDDSFKTASFDGLEEQERKKTPDTVEVFESIKNDEFEEEEYHRQTRKRLIIITVASVVLIVLIIGAIIGVIHGKDSPPNSNQVKDPISKVCTSTKFQDSCYSSIHSLVTSSKDSTTDHDSPSQIFTLSLKVTLNELLRLHSSILQRSVSFGKNGPNGPSSIMEVLNLCENLIQDAIDRVNMSISSSSEFDKFSRYEVSDVRNWLSSALTYEQTCLDSLVEFPSISTSILEEMKANIEKATEFTSNSLEIISNTFTTFQSFKIHVLK; this is translated from the coding sequence ATGGGATCACGAGACGATTCATTTAAAACTGCCTCGTTTGATGGATTAGAGGAGCAAGAAAGGAAGAAAACGCCTGATACAGTTGAAGTTTTTGAGAGCATCAAGAACGATGAATTTGAAGAGGAGGAATACCACAGGCAAACGCGTAAACGTCTAATAATCATAACTGTGGCTTCTGTTGTATTGATTGTTCTGATCATTGGAGCAATAATAGGGGTAATTCACGGAAAAGATAGTCCCCCCAATTCGAATCAGGTAAAAGATCCAATCTCTAAAGTATGTACCTCGACAAAATTTCAAGATTCTTGCTATTCAAGTATACATTCCCTCGTGACATCCAGCAAAGATTCAACCACTGATCATGATAGTCCCTCACAAATCTTCACACTTTCACTAAAAGTGACGCTAAATGAGCTGCTGAGGCTGCATTCTTCCATTCTCCAAAGGTCCGTTTCCTTCGGAAAAAACGGCCCAAATGGTCCATCTTCTATTATGGAAGTGTTGAATCTATGTGAAAATCTTATCCAGGATGCCATTGATCGTGTCAACATGTCAATTTCCTCGTCCTCTGAATTCGACAAGTTCTCCAGGTACGAGGTTAGTGATGTTAGGAATTGGCTAAGCTCTGCATTAACCTATGAGCAAACTTGCCTGGATAGTCTAGTGGAGTTTCCGAGCATTTCAACGTCGATTCTGGAAGAAATGAAGGCCAATATAGAAAAAGCCACAGAATTCACCAGCAATAGCCTTGAAATCATTTCTAACACGTTTACAACTTTCCAAAGTTTCAAGATTCATGTCCTAAAGTAA
- the LOC142551910 gene encoding LOW QUALITY PROTEIN: eukaryotic translation initiation factor 3 subunit K-like (The sequence of the model RefSeq protein was modified relative to this genomic sequence to represent the inferred CDS: deleted 1 base in 1 codon), whose product MGREVVNTTTSQKQQSTTSYTVEQLISVNPYNPDILPDLEIYVNEQVSSQTYSLNANLCLLRLYQFEPERMSTQIMARILVKALMAMPAQDFSLCLFLIPERVQMEDQFKTLIVLSHRLETARFRQFWDEAAKSRHILDVVPGFEQAIQAFAIHVLSLTYKKVPRTILAEAINIEGLALDKFLESHIANSGWSIEMTQDKGQLIKLPPNEFNHPELKKTIADDIPLEHVTRIFPILG is encoded by the exons ATGGGTAGAGAGGTAGTTAATACGACGACGAGTCAAAAACAGCAATCGACGACGTCCTACACAGTGGAGCAGCTCATCTCTGTCAATCCGTACAACCCCGACATCCTCCCCGATCTGGAAATCTACGTCAACGAACAA GTCTCGTCTCAAACCTACAGTTTGAATGCAAATCTTTGT CTTTTGCGACTGTACCAG TTCGAACCGGAGAGAATGAGCACTCAAATTATGGCTCGAATTTTAGTCAAG GCTTTAATGGCGATGCCTGCTCAGGATTTCAGTCTTTGCCTCTTTCTCATTCCTGAAAGAGTG CAAATGGAGGACCAATTCAAGACCCTCATTGTTCTCTCACACCGTTTGGAG ACTGCCAGATTCCGTCAGTTTTGGGATGAAGCTGCTAAGAGCCGCCATATATTAGATGTTGTACCAG GTTTTGAACAAGCGATTCAAGCATTTGCAATTCATGTTCTTTCGCTAACTTACAAAAAGGTCCCGAGAACTATTCTTGCTGAG GCGATTAATATTGAGGGTTTGGCCTTAGACAAGTTTCTCGAGAGCCACATTGCGAATTCTGGTTGGTCCATAGAGATGACGCAGGATAAGGGGCAACTCATTAAGCTTCCACCCAACGAATTCAACCATCCCGAGCTTAAGAAAACCATTGCAGATGACATTCCATTAGAACATGTCACCCGCATTTTCCCTATTCTTGGCTGA
- the LOC142551909 gene encoding LOW QUALITY PROTEIN: putative pectinesterase/pectinesterase inhibitor 45 (The sequence of the model RefSeq protein was modified relative to this genomic sequence to represent the inferred CDS: deleted 1 base in 1 codon) → MAFQDFDQISLRRKQERQQKIKRRITIAIASSVGVLLLAAAAVCAVAYKNNLDAGTGGHSESHSAPRQVVTADKAVKSVCAGTDYKQTCEDSLSKAVKDNATAQPKDILKAAFSVASDEIDKVIKQASGLKFDSPLKKAAFDDCLVLLNDAKEELNSSISSIEGKDLIKFSSETGDLSNWLSAVLSYQQTCIDGFPEGKEKDALKKILKTTRELGSNALAITSQLSSIFSILQVSDVKRNLLSVDEDGFPSWISRENRRMLKTNSPKIRPNVTVAKDGSGDFTTVSAALNAMPEKYTGRYVIYVKEGVYQESVMVTKKMVNVTMYGDGSQKSIISGSKNFVDGVPTFQTATFAALGEGFIAQSLGFRNTAGPEKHQAVALRVQADRSIFVNCRMEGFQDTLYAQTHRQFYRSCYITGTIDFIFGDAAAVFQNCMIYIRKPLENQKNIVTAQGRMDRRQTTGIVLQNCKILADPKLEPEKAKFKNYLGRPWKEYSRTIVMESEIGDLIQPEGWLEWEGDFALKTLYYAEFNNKGPGSNTSGRVKWPGCKTIKREDALKYTVGPFLQGESWLKNPIVPVRFGLFT, encoded by the exons ATGGCATTTCAAGATTTCGACCAGATTTCATTACGTAGAAAACAAGAGAGGCAGCAAAAGATTAAAAGGAGGATCACTATTGCCATTGCTTCGAGTGTAGGTGTTCTTCTCttggctgctgctgctgtttgTGCCGTTGCATACAAAAACAATCTAGATGCTGGTACAGGTGGGCATAGCGAGTCCCACTCTGCTCCTAGACAGGTCGTCACGGCTGATAAGGCCGTAAAATCTGTCTGTGCGGGCACGGATTATAAGCAAACGTGCGAAGATAGCCTGTCAAAGGCAGTCAAGGACAATGCCACTGCTCAGCCGAAGGATATTCTCAAGGCCGCTTTTTCTGTTGCCTCAGATGAGATTGATAAGGTTATCAAACAAGCTTCGGGACTCAAATTTGATAGCCCTCTTAAAAAGGCAGCGTTTGATGACTGTTTGGTGCTGCTAAATGATGCTAAGGAGGAGCTGAATAGCTCTATTTCTAGTATAGAAGGCAAAGATTTGATAAAGTTTTCGTCAGAAACCGGTGAT TTAAGCAATTGGTTGAGTGCCGTTTTGTCTTATCAGCAGACATGTATCGATGGATTTCCTGAAGGGAAGGAAAAGGATGCATTGAAGAAGATTTTGAAGACTACTAGGGAACTTGGCAGCAATGCTCTTGCTATTACGTCGCAATTGTCAAGTATTTTTTCCATCTTGCAAGTTTCTGATGTGAAACGGAATCTTTTATCTGTAGATGAAGATGGATTCCCATCGTGGATCAGTCGAGAGAACCGGAGAATGTTGAAGACAAATTCTCCAAAAATTAGGCCTAATGTGACTGTTGCGAAAGACGGCAGTGGAGATTTTACCACAGTTTCTGCAGCATTGAATGCTATGCCTGAGAAGTACACGGGACG ATATGTGATTTACGTTAAAGAAGGAGTGTACCAAGAAAGCGTGATGGTTACCAAGAAAATGGTAAACGTCACAATGTACGGTGATGGATCACAGAAGAGCATCATCTCGGGAAGCAAGAACTTCGTAGATGGAGTTCCAACATTTCAGACAGCTACTTTTG CCGCTTTAGGGGAAGGATTCATTGCCCAATCACTTGGATTCAGGAACACTGCCGGTCCCGAAAAACATCAAGCCGTGGCTTTAAGAGTCCAAGCGGATCGTTCAATCTTCGTTAACTGCAGAATGGAGGGATTCCAGGACACCTTGTATGCTCAAACCCACAGACAGTTCTACCGAAGCTGTTACATTACCGGCACAATAGATTTCATATTCGGTGATGCAGCTGCCGTGTTCCAAAACTGCATGATCTATATTCGTAAACCATTGGAAAACCAGAAGAATATCGTCACAGCTCAGGGGCGTATGGACAGGAGGCAAACCACAGGGATTGTGCTTCAGAACTGTAAGATTTTGGCAGATCCGAAGCTCGAGCCAGAGAAGGCGAAATTCAAGAATTATCTAGGCAGGCCCTGGAAAGAATACTCGAGGACCATTGTCATGGAATCAGAGATAGGCGATCTGATTCAGCCTGAGGGATGGCTTGAATGGGAAGGAGATTTTGCGCTCAAGACCCTTTATTATGCAGAGTTTAATAACAAAGGCCCGGGGTCGAATACCTCTGGAAGAGTTAAATGGCCAGGATGCAAAACCATTAAGAGGGAAGATGCCTTGAAGTATACTGTTGGACCCTTCTTACAGGGAGAAAGCTGGCTGAAGAATCCAATTGTCCCTGTTCGCTTTGGCTTGTTTACATGA